TCATTGTATTTCTCCTGATTGTTAGGAATCCAAACCTCTGTTGAAGCGTCTTTAAAATAAAGTCTAAAATCTTCGTAGTTAAAGGTTATATCTTCTGAATTTATTCTAAAACGTCCTCCTGCTCCTGCTATTAATCGTCCACCCATAGTGAAATTACGTCCTTCTTTAACAACAATTTCTTGCTTAGTAGGTAAAGCTATGACATCTCTTACTTCACTCAACTGAACCCGCTTAACGTTAAAAACTTTTAAGTCCATAGTGTTTAAGTCCAGAATAGCATTCGCATTGTCTTGTGGTGCACTAGATTTAAAACGAATAACATCGTGGTCTTCCTTTTCTGATTTGGCCATAATATAACGAAGAACGTTATCTTTTACTCCTACTGTCCCCAATCCAGAATTGTAGGTGATAAAACCTTGCTTAGCCAAATTCATCAAAAAACGAATGTCCTGATCATCGGAATAGCCCGAAAGCCTAACAAAATCATCAATCAAGAATATATTATTGATACCATACTGCTTGTTAAAATTGTTAATCCTAACTAAAGGATGCTGAGCATCTATTCCTAACAATGCATCAAAATGTTTTTCAGTATAATACCTATTGGACTCAAAAAAGGCTGGCTGACTAGTATTTTCTGGTAAGGTTCCAAAAATGATTTCATCGTCATCGATGTTCCAACCTAACTTCTGAAAACGCATATCTAAATCGTGATACGAATTGATATAAGGAGCAGAAGATATACCATCTTCATCAGAAATTAAATCCAAACGTCTATCTTCTTGGTCATATATAAAATTTAAACCAGGGTGGGTAATAGAGTCATTAGCTAAAATGATTTTTACAGATGCATTAGAGGCTAAAACCCGCTTTCCAGTAATTGCAATTCTTTCCGAAGAAATACGAACAAATTGCTGACCTTTACGATAGAATATCAAACTTGCTAATTGACCATCTCCTCCCTTGGATACAAAACGGTTGCCGTACAAAGAATACCCTCCTATAAAATCTACATCTTCAATTAAATCAGAAAGAGTAATTTTCTTATCGTAAGAATCGAATTTAGGATAAGCTACCTTGCTATCATTCTTGTTCCTTTCAACCAGTTTATTCTCAAGACTTCCTAGTATGGGCTTGTCGTCAAAAACCATTAAATTATAAAAACGCACGGAGTCTGCTGAAAAGCTAGGTTGCTTTAAAGCAATAGAATACTTTGAAAGTTCGGCATATACTTCGGCAAAACTAAAACCTGCCTTACGCCAATCTATTAAACCTTCATTTCCTCGCCATAAACCTTCAATAGGATAAAATGTACCACTAGTTTGGGCTATTTTCATAGTGTCTTGTCTAGCAATACACATCATATCTATGGGCTGATTGAACTTTATCACTGGCACACTATCTTCTATAGCAAATTGATAGTTTAAGTTAGAAGTGTACCAACTCAAAGAACGGTTTCTAAAAAGTGTTTTTAGAGTAAATAAATCGTCGGAAAGGGTGTAAAATTTCAGTAATCTAGAAGTTGGAGAAGTTTCAATCAATAAACTAACTATAGCTGACCAATTATTAAACTGAGTGTCAAAGGATTCGGCATCTGTAAATGATACTATGGCTTTTAACAAAGACTCAAAATGAGTTGGTCTTTTTCTGTCTTTCAACATTTTGTTGGATAAATCAATGATAGAAGATTTTTTATCCGAAGAAAAAGTATTGCCTTCCCACATCTTAGAAAAATCTTTCATCATTTTCTTAGTTTCTTCAGAGGCAGAACCCGTTAGCATAAAGGTATTGATTTCCTCTAAAAAGACCTTATTGTCATCAGTAAACGCCCTTAACCTCTTGTTTGATTGTGCATAGACAGAGGATGCTAAAATGAAAAAAGATAATAGAAAAGTTAGTTTTTTAATAGCTTTCATAGTTTTTGAAATTTTGCTGTTACCCAATTATTTTTGGAATTATGACTGATGTATTTTAATCCTTGTCTTTTAGCTTCTTGCTTTATCAAGTCTAAATCTTGCTCGTAAAAACCACTAAACAAAATCAATCCATTTTGAAGCAAATGGCTAGAGTATGCATACATATCTTGAATCAAGATATTTCTATTGATATTGGCTAAAATTATATCAAACTCTCCTTCAATTTTTTCTTTACCACCTTTATGCACTACTATGTTTGAACTTCCATTCATACTAATATTTTCTAGTGCATTATTGTAAGCCCATTCTTCAATGTCAATAGCATCAACCTTATTAGAACCTAATTTGTAAGCTAATATTGCCAATACTGCTGTGCCACAGCCCATATCTAACACTTTCTTATCTTGAAAATCTAAGCTTAGCATAGCCTCCATCATACCATAAGTTGTTGCGTGATGCCCTGTTCCAAAGGACATTTTTGGGGTAATAATAATTTCATACTCTACTTCTAGTGGTTTATGAAAATCCGCTCGAATACCACACTTACTCCCTATGGTTATGGGTTGAAAATCAGATTCCCATTTGGCATTCCAATTTTCTTGCTTTATAACTTTATGATTGATGTCAATCTTACAATCCAATTGACTACAAATGCTTTCTATATCAGAAAAGTTAAAATCATCTTCTTTAATGTAGGCTCTTACTCCTTCGTTGATATCCTCAAAGCTTTCAAAATCTAGGTCAGACAGATAGGCTACAAGAATTTCACTCCACGGTTGCAGAGGCTGAAATGAAAATATAACTTCTTTATAGTTCATTAAAATGCGTTTATAATTTGACTAAAGTCATTAGCATTTAAAGATGCACCACCAATCAAACCTCCATCAACATCTTCTTTAGAAAAAATTTCTTGAGCATTGCTAGGCTTACAACTCCCACCATATAAAATGGATAGATCTTGAGCTACATCTACACCATATTTATCCGTAAATATTGAACGAATATAGGCGTGCATCTCTTGGGCTTGATCTGAACTAGCTGTAACGCCAGTTCCAATAGCCCAAACCGGTTCGTAAGCTATCACTACTCTAGACATCTGTTCGGCTGACAAATGAAACAAAGCTTCTTCAATCTGTGATTTGACTACCGCAAAATGATTGCCAAACTCTCTTT
Above is a window of Flavobacteriales bacterium DNA encoding:
- the prmA gene encoding 50S ribosomal protein L11 methyltransferase, with amino-acid sequence MNYKEVIFSFQPLQPWSEILVAYLSDLDFESFEDINEGVRAYIKEDDFNFSDIESICSQLDCKIDINHKVIKQENWNAKWESDFQPITIGSKCGIRADFHKPLEVEYEIIITPKMSFGTGHHATTYGMMEAMLSLDFQDKKVLDMGCGTAVLAILAYKLGSNKVDAIDIEEWAYNNALENISMNGSSNIVVHKGGKEKIEGEFDIILANINRNILIQDMYAYSSHLLQNGLILFSGFYEQDLDLIKQEAKRQGLKYISHNSKNNWVTAKFQKL